The genomic stretch GTAGCCATCATTTCCTGTTTTTCATAATAGCGAACAGTATCTGTCGAGACACCCGCCAAAGCAGCCAGCTCACCAATTTTATACATGATCATTTACCTCTAAATTAATCCTTCAACGCTTCTTTGTAACGGCCATTGAGGAAGTCAATATTCATACCCGCCTGCTGCAAACGTAGATAGAGGACTTTGAGACGTCAAATTTTAGGCGTAAAAAAACCGGGCAAAGCCCGGCTTTTTCATGCATCTACAGATTATTCAGCAGTTGCTACTTCTGCTTGTGACTCTGCACGATCAACGAGCTCGATGTAAGCCATCGGCGCATTGTCGCCTGCACGGAAACCACACTTCAGAATGCGAGTGTAACCACCGGCACGGCTCGCGAAACGCGGGCCCAGTTCATTAAACAGTTTTGCCACGATCTCGTTATCACGAGTACGGGCGAATGCCAGACGACGATTTGCAACGTTGTCGGTCTTGGCAAGAGTAATCAGCGGCTCAACAACGCGACGCAGCTCTTTCGCTTTCGGCAGGGTCGTCTTGATTATTTCATGACGAACCAAAGAGCCGGCCATGTTACGGAACATAGCCTGTCGGTGGCTGCTGTTACGGTTCAGTTGACGACCACTCTTACGATGGCGCATGACCTTATCCTTCTCAGTAAAACCTTAACCTGTGATCCGGTTACTCGTCAGCAATACTTGCTGGTGGCCAGTTTTCCAGGCGCATGCCCAGAGACAAACCACGGGACGCAAGTACGTCTTTGATCTCAGTAAGAGATTTTTTACCCAGGTTAGGTGTTTTAAGTAACTCAACCTCGGTACGCTGTACCAGATCACCGATGTAGTGGATTGCTTCTGCTTTAAGGCAGTTAGCAGAGCGGACAGTCAATTCCAGATCGTCAACAGGGCGCAGCAGGATTGGATCGAATTCCGGCTTCTCTTCTTTGACTTCCGGTTGACGTACATCACGTAAATCAACGAAAGCTTCAAGTTGTTCAGCAAGAATGGTTGCCGCACGACGGATCGCCTCTTCAGGATCGATCGTACCGTTGGTTTCCATTTCGATAACCAGCTTGTCCAAATCAGTCCGCTGTTCTACACGCGCTGCTTCAACATTGTAGGCAATTCGCTCTACAGGGCTGTAGCATGCATCTACTAACAGACGACCAATTGGGCGCTCATCTTCTTCCGAATGAATTCGGGCAGACGCCGGCACATAACCACGACCGCGCTGAACTTTGATACGCATGCTAATAGCAGCGTTCTCATCGGTCAGGTGGCAGATGACATGTTGCGGCTTGACGATTTCGACATCACCATCATGGGTAATGTCGGCTGCAGTCACAGGGCCAATGCCAGACTTATTCAGGGTAAGAATAACTTCATCTTTCCCTTGAACTCTCACCGCCAGCCCTTTCAGGTTGAGCAGGATCTCCAGGATATCTTCCTGTACGCCTTCTTTGGTGCTGTACTCATGCAGTACACCATCAATCTCAACCTCGGTCACCGCGCAACCCGGCATGGATGAAAGCAGAATACGGCGCAGTGCGTTGCCTAAAGTATGGCCAAAGCCACGTTCTAAAGGCTCAAGGGTCACCTTGGCGTGCGTCGAACTGACTTGCTCGATATCTACCAGGCGCGGTTTTAGAAACTCTGTCACAGAACCCTGCATTGTGTCCTCTCTTTGGTACTAAGCTTTACTTGGAGTAAAGCTCGACGATCAGGTGTTCGTTAATGTCGGAAGACAGATCAGTACGTTCAGGCATACGCTTGAACACACCTTCCATCTTAGCAGCATCAACTTCAAGCCAAGTCGGCTTTTCACGCTGTTCAGCCAACTCCAAAGCGGCCTTCACGCGAGATTGCTTTTTAGCTTTCTCTCGGATGCTGACAACGTCATTCGGAGATACCTGATAAGAAGCGATGTTAACAACGCGACCGTTTACCATGATAGCTTTGTGGCTAACTAACTGGCGCGATTCCGCACGAGTAGCGCCGAAGCCCATACGATAAACAACGTTGTCCAAACGACCTTCAAGCAGTTGCAACAGGTTTGCACCGGTGTTGCCTTTCAGGCGTGCTGCTTCTTTATAATAGTTACGGAACTGGCGCTCCAGAACACCGTAGATACGGCGAACTTTTTGCTTTTCACGTAACTGTACACCATAGTCAGACAGACGCGGTTTACGCGCACCATGCTGACCAGGAGCTTGTTCAATTTTACACTTGGTATCGATCGCGCGAACGCCAGATTTAAGGAATAAATCTGTGCCCTCACGACGGCTAAGCTTGAGCTTAGGACCCAAATATCTTGCCATTTTCTCTCTCCAACAAACCTAAAAAAGCAGCGTTATACGCGGCGCTTTTTCGGCGGACGACAACCGTTATGAGGGATAGGAGTCACATCAGTAATATTAGTGATGCGGAAACCAGCCGCGTTTAATGCGCGGATAGTAGACTCACGACCAGGACCAGGTCCTTTAACCATAACTTCCAGATTCTTGATACCGTATTCTTTCACTGCGTCAGCGCAGCGCTCTGCTGCAACCTGAGCTGCGAACGGAGTGGATTTACGAGAACCACGGAAACCGGAACCACCAGCTGTTGCCCAACCCAAAGCATTACCCTGACGATCGGTAATGGTGACAATGGTGTTGTTGAAAGAAGCATGGATATGAGCCACGCCGTCAGAGACTTGTTTTCTTACACGTTTACGTGTACGAACAGGTGCCTTTGCCATTTATTCAATCACCCCGATTATTTCTTGATCGGTTTACGCGGACCCTTACGGGTACGTGCGTTAGTCTTGGTACGCTGACCGCGTACTGGAAGACCACGACGATGACGCAAACCACGATAAGTCCCAAGGTCCATAAGACGCTTGATGCTCAGGGTGACTTCACGACGCAGATCACCTTCAACAATGAACTTGGCAACTTCGTCA from Rahnella sikkimica encodes the following:
- the rpsM gene encoding 30S ribosomal protein S13, whose product is MARIAGINIPDQKHTVIALTSIYGIGKTRSQSICAASGIAENVKISELSEEQIEKLRDEVAKFIVEGDLRREVTLSIKRLMDLGTYRGLRHRRGLPVRGQRTKTNARTRKGPRKPIKK
- a CDS encoding DNA-directed RNA polymerase subunit alpha; this encodes MQGSVTEFLKPRLVDIEQVSSTHAKVTLEPLERGFGHTLGNALRRILLSSMPGCAVTEVEIDGVLHEYSTKEGVQEDILEILLNLKGLAVRVQGKDEVILTLNKSGIGPVTAADITHDGDVEIVKPQHVICHLTDENAAISMRIKVQRGRGYVPASARIHSEEDERPIGRLLVDACYSPVERIAYNVEAARVEQRTDLDKLVIEMETNGTIDPEEAIRRAATILAEQLEAFVDLRDVRQPEVKEEKPEFDPILLRPVDDLELTVRSANCLKAEAIHYIGDLVQRTEVELLKTPNLGKKSLTEIKDVLASRGLSLGMRLENWPPASIADE
- the rplQ gene encoding 50S ribosomal protein L17 → MRHRKSGRQLNRNSSHRQAMFRNMAGSLVRHEIIKTTLPKAKELRRVVEPLITLAKTDNVANRRLAFARTRDNEIVAKLFNELGPRFASRAGGYTRILKCGFRAGDNAPMAYIELVDRAESQAEVATAE
- the rpsD gene encoding 30S ribosomal protein S4; translation: MARYLGPKLKLSRREGTDLFLKSGVRAIDTKCKIEQAPGQHGARKPRLSDYGVQLREKQKVRRIYGVLERQFRNYYKEAARLKGNTGANLLQLLEGRLDNVVYRMGFGATRAESRQLVSHKAIMVNGRVVNIASYQVSPNDVVSIREKAKKQSRVKAALELAEQREKPTWLEVDAAKMEGVFKRMPERTDLSSDINEHLIVELYSK
- the rpsK gene encoding 30S ribosomal protein S11, with the translated sequence MAKAPVRTRKRVRKQVSDGVAHIHASFNNTIVTITDRQGNALGWATAGGSGFRGSRKSTPFAAQVAAERCADAVKEYGIKNLEVMVKGPGPGRESTIRALNAAGFRITNITDVTPIPHNGCRPPKKRRV